The Populus trichocarpa isolate Nisqually-1 chromosome 2, P.trichocarpa_v4.1, whole genome shotgun sequence genome has a window encoding:
- the LOC18096541 gene encoding uncharacterized protein LOC18096541, translating to MAADQRRNRLNGASLEGCSSWEPYRTKKKKKSKHDLNAKSLISLEWDGNRKKVIAKREQIGISQRDLRPFIDSVPQYHNLLADAFPVPREIFELKNLTEVLSNEVWQTHLSENERNFLMQFLPTGLGTVEVVEALLSGDNFRFGNPLLRWGASLCSGNHHPDAVLCQEQHLKADKKAYYSNLQDYHNDMITYLQKLKDAWESSKDPEKEVLQKMWRRSRSDADKRISPCDNESKFHDLGENLVVTSESSSLVAEEKASSSDNQSSPATKGGEFQKRIFEKGSMKEKRRKPLVASDHATPGKEDKIHKRNIYRSDGAKYMSYLKISKKQHQLVKSMKQSGKSIQSKSLNCVLGDLDTLHVQPYEEFVKEEHKKLLEHWMQLAHKDLPAAYAIWRQRQFQRQEITKSMEQEMKGKLKYPVEYLEKDGHETVLQDQSDQGANKHETSLEDMQEQNHEIMLQGQNDHGTRYQESDNSEDGISGSISPQDQSPQHISSLSVGQDLNPVDMNMENNHVHSNSNSDEASPHVSEYSGSMHATDTSINQGIPISSSGGDVWSAASIPNSYYDSSANHEYTSTGGLSLPHQVNEEQRSQLIDLGSKVHEEDAGKDLLHGQSDDGSFSSYPNHDRSGLLQSLFKSQAMLPYHSEQKQNGLDFQSPNGVIMQDGQFTGNLQGQLQPLLSLEPGQKRHTEDYLQQNITEDIYSEGGGFLIPRQGNAPPVILQDWNVNPVRMPARLQSHLNDGGLLTQNWFSGEHQVCRDWTGAGGPSVSNQSIGSNADQSLFSVLSQCNQLHTRNPINQLRSGSPVNQRSSGPFDLVGSAEQFVLPRNYGMVSGVTPRISNTLPQAVHPLDYFGGRDTASSLMPDDMGWMTLPHNSALHDPVGKPHLRSWNQ from the exons ATGGCGGCTGATCAACGGAGAAATCGGCTTAATGGGGCCAGCCTTGAGGGTTGTAGTTCCTGGGAGCCGTACAgaactaaaaagaagaagaaatcgaAGCATGATTTGAATGCAAAATCTCTTATTTCTCTTGAGTGGGATGGCAACCGAAAAAAGGTTATTGCCAAAAGGGAGCAAATTGGCATCAGTCAGAGAGATTTAAGGCCATTTATTGATTCTGTTCCCCAGTATCATAATCTTTTAGCAGATGCTTTCCCTGTTCCGCGAGAAATTTTTGAGTTGAAGAATTTGACGGAGGTCCTCTCGAATGAG GTTTGGCAGACTCATTTATCAGAAAATGAGAGAAACTTTCTTATGCAGTTCCTACCTACAGGACTAGGTACAGTAGAAGTTGTGGAAGCATTGCTTTCTGGGGACAACTTTCGTTTTGGAAATCCATTACTTAGATG GGGTGCTTCACTTTGCTCTGGTAATCATCACCCTGATGCGGTTCTTTGTCAGGAACAGCATCTAAAGGCTGATAAAAAAGCATACTACTCCAACTTGCAGGATTATCATAATGA CATGATAACATATTTGCAGAAGTTGAAGGATGCATGGGAAAGTAGCAAGGATCCAGAAAAGGAAGTTTTGCAGAAGATGTGGAG gaGGTCAAGAAGTGATGCAGATAAAAGAATTTCTCCTTGCGATAATGAGTCTAAATTTCATGACCTTGGGGAGAATTTGGTGGTGACATCTGAATCCAGCTCCTTAGTTGCAGAGGAGAAAGCATCTAGCAGTGATAATCAGAGTTCTCCTGCAACAAAGGGTGGAGAGTTTCAAAAGAG GATTTTTGAGAAAGGCTCCATGAAGGAGAAACGTAGAAAGCCATTGGTTGCTTCAGATCATGCAACTCCTGGAAAAGAAGACAAGATACACAAGCGCAATATCTACCGTAGCGATGGTGCCAAATACATGTCGTACTTAAAG ATAAGCAAGAAGCAGCACCAACTTGTCAAGAGCATGAAGCAATCCGGTAAAAGCATTCAATCTAAGTCTCTTAACTGTGTGTTAGGTGACCTTGATACTTTGCATGTACAACCATATGAAGAATTTGTGAAAGAGGAACATAAGAAGTTGCTGGAGCATTG GATGCAATTGGCACACAAAGATCTTCCTGCAGCATATGCGATCTGGAGACAAAGACAGTTTCAGAGACAGGAGATAACCAAATCTATGGAGCAAGAGATGAAAGGCAAATTAAAATATCCAGTGGAG TATCTGGAGAAGGATGGCCATGAGACTGTGCTTCAGGATCAGAGTGATCAAGGTGCAAACAAACATGAAACCAGCTTGGAG GATATGCAAGAACAGAACCATGAGATCATGCTTCAGGGTCAGAATGATCATGGAACAAGATACCAAGAATCTGACAATTCTGAGGATGGCATTTCTGGTTCTATCTCCCCACAGGATCAGTCTCCACAGCATATTTCCTCCCTTTCTGTCGGCCAGGATCTTAACCCTGTAGATATgaatatggaaaataatcatgTCCATTCAAACTCAAATTCAGATGAAGCTTCTCCACATGTATCTGAGTACTCAGGCAGCATGCATGCTACAGATACTTCCATCAATCAGGGAATCCCTATATCTTCTTCTGGTGGAGATGTCTGGTCAGCAGCTAGCATACCTAATTCATATTATGATTCTAGTGCAAACCATGAATACACATCTACTGGTGGATTGTCACTGCCACATCAAGTTAATGAAGAGCAACGTTCTCAATTAATTGATTTGGGATCTAAAGTGCATGAAGAAGATGCTGGGAAAGATTTGTTGCACGGACAATCTGATGATGGTTCTTTCAGCTCTTACCCAAACCATGATCGCAGTGGATTGCTTCAATCTTTGTTCAAAAGTCAGGCAATGTTACCCTACCATagtgaacaaaaacaaaacggGCTAGATTTTCAATCACCAAATGGTGTTATAATGCAAGATGGCCAGTTTACAGGAAATCTCCAGGGGCAGCTTCAGCCTTTGCTGTCACTTGAACCGGGACAGAAGAGGCACACTGAGGATTACTTGCAACAAAATATAACAGAGGACATTTATTCCGAGGGGGGAGGGTTCTTGATTCCAAGACAAGGAAATGCACCACCAGTCATTCTGCAAGACTGGAATGTTAATCCTGTTCGTATGCCAGCACGGCTCCAATCCCATCTAAATGATGGTGGATTGCTAACTCAGAACTGGTTCTCTGGGGAGCATCAAGTTTGCAGGGACTGGACTGGTGCAGGTGGTCCTAGTGTCTCAAACCAGAGCATTGGAAGTAATGCAGATCAAAGCCTATTTAGTGTTCTATCACAGTGTAACCAACTGCATACGAGAAACCCCATTAACCAATTGCGTTCAGGTAGCCCTGTCAATCAGCGTTCAAGTGGTCCCTTTGATTTAGTGGGGTCTGCTGAGCAGTTTGTGTTGCCGAGGAACTATGGTATGGTGAGTGGGGTTACTCCCAGGATCAGTAATACTTTACCACAAGCAGTTCACCCACTTGACTACTTTGGTGGGCGTGACACTGCTAGTTCCCTGATGCCTGATGACATGGGATGGATGACTTTGCCACACAATTCTGCTTTACATGATCCAGTGGGAAAACCGCACTTAAGGTCATGGAATCAATGA